In the genome of Rhizobium sp. NXC24, one region contains:
- a CDS encoding porin — protein MNIKPILLGAIATLSVAPSVRAVDQVVAIEPEPAELVGICDVYGKGYFYIPGSETCMQVGGMVRTQASSYNPYAPIEPSGTTWLTRSEIYVNSASETEYGILKTTTTLRFDYTDDSNTIGADLPLANISLGGVLIGRAGSQYNDWIGYAGNVINPDVIGNGPIKLNQLSYFYDCGNGMFGVVSIEDSFSTSVNPGSADHYAPDAVLGLGYKTGSWSVRVVSGYDSIVGEGAVKARIDADFGLLSAFLMGAWNTDGSKINKYANGDVTGSSGDWAFWGGSTVKINDRLNWNTQFAYADNKTFQAATTIEWFATRDLKIEPEISYVNYDSIKDDTWAGALRIQRSF, from the coding sequence GTGAATATCAAACCCATTCTTCTCGGCGCGATTGCAACACTTTCGGTCGCGCCTTCAGTCCGCGCTGTCGATCAAGTCGTCGCCATCGAGCCGGAACCGGCTGAACTTGTCGGTATCTGCGATGTCTACGGCAAGGGCTATTTCTATATCCCTGGATCTGAAACCTGCATGCAAGTCGGGGGTATGGTCCGCACGCAGGCATCGTCATACAATCCTTACGCCCCAATTGAACCCAGCGGCACCACCTGGCTGACGCGAAGCGAAATCTATGTCAATTCGGCGTCGGAAACTGAATATGGCATCCTGAAGACGACGACGACTCTAAGGTTCGATTATACGGACGATAGTAACACGATCGGTGCCGATCTGCCTTTGGCGAATATCTCGCTTGGTGGTGTCCTTATCGGCCGCGCCGGCTCTCAATATAATGATTGGATCGGCTACGCCGGCAATGTCATCAATCCGGACGTGATCGGCAACGGCCCTATTAAATTGAATCAGTTGTCGTATTTTTATGATTGCGGCAACGGCATGTTCGGAGTTGTCTCGATCGAAGACAGTTTCTCGACGAGTGTGAATCCTGGGAGCGCAGATCATTATGCGCCGGACGCGGTGTTAGGTCTTGGCTACAAGACCGGATCTTGGTCGGTAAGAGTTGTCTCCGGTTATGATTCCATTGTCGGGGAGGGCGCAGTCAAGGCTCGTATCGATGCCGATTTCGGCCTACTCAGTGCATTCCTTATGGGAGCCTGGAATACAGACGGCAGCAAGATCAACAAATATGCAAACGGTGACGTTACTGGAAGCAGCGGCGATTGGGCGTTCTGGGGCGGCAGTACCGTCAAGATCAACGATAGGCTAAACTGGAACACGCAGTTCGCATACGCCGACAACAAGACGTTCCAGGCGGCGACAACCATCGAATGGTTCGCAACCAGGGACCTGAAAATCGAGCCGGAAATATCCTATGTGAACTACGACAGCATCAAGGATGACACTTGGGCCGGTGCGCTTCGGATTCAGCGGTCGTTCTAA
- the hemN gene encoding oxygen-independent coproporphyrinogen III oxidase, protein MRASSSTFISKKHSGVHLPWYTVYPTTQEFSSAIGAQTYEEWLRSLPTADAVSLYLHIPFCRSMCWYCGFPTSITRLDNLIINYLAMLREEIRLVAERAPKELPVNDVHFGGGSPTIMPPADFLSLVELLRGRFAFEKAASIAIEVDPRTFTTDMAAALEKAGVTRASVGVQSFDPIVQKAINRVQSEAQVMTAVENLRLHGIGRINFDLMFGLPYQTVQSCRRSAKLAIAMRPDRLAVFGYSHVPSYRTNQRLIDRAALPDIAARAEQASVMAETLAAAGYLQIGLDHFALPNDELALAERTGRLRRNSLGYSAETRPTLIGFGASAIGRCGEGYVQNELTQNPYNRSIASGHLATSKGYRLTGDDRVRAAIIEQLMCYLEADVPAICAAHGFDPMHLLSSAKQLDILAEDGIVDIDNGLIRVGQEYRFALRAVASAFDAYLGRPPL, encoded by the coding sequence TTGCGCGCGTCATCATCAACTTTCATCTCGAAAAAACATAGCGGGGTGCATTTACCTTGGTATACCGTCTATCCAACGACACAGGAGTTTTCCTCAGCAATCGGCGCACAAACTTATGAGGAATGGCTGAGGAGCCTGCCAACCGCTGACGCTGTTTCGCTGTATCTTCACATTCCATTTTGCCGTTCGATGTGCTGGTATTGTGGTTTTCCGACGAGCATCACGCGTCTGGATAATCTGATCATCAATTATCTAGCAATGCTGCGTGAGGAGATCCGCTTGGTCGCCGAGCGAGCGCCGAAGGAACTTCCCGTAAACGACGTGCACTTCGGGGGCGGATCTCCGACTATCATGCCGCCTGCAGACTTCCTGTCGCTAGTCGAACTCCTGCGCGGCCGCTTCGCGTTCGAAAAAGCGGCTAGCATCGCCATCGAGGTGGACCCGCGCACCTTCACCACCGATATGGCCGCGGCCTTGGAAAAAGCCGGTGTGACCCGCGCAAGCGTCGGTGTCCAGAGCTTCGATCCCATCGTACAAAAGGCGATCAACCGCGTTCAGAGCGAGGCGCAGGTGATGACTGCCGTCGAGAACCTGCGCCTGCATGGAATAGGGCGCATCAATTTCGACCTGATGTTCGGTTTGCCGTATCAAACAGTCCAATCCTGTCGCCGGAGCGCGAAATTAGCTATTGCGATGCGTCCCGACCGTCTCGCGGTTTTCGGCTATTCGCACGTTCCGTCCTATAGAACAAATCAGCGCTTGATTGACCGGGCAGCGTTGCCCGATATTGCCGCGCGCGCCGAGCAGGCCTCAGTCATGGCCGAAACATTAGCCGCCGCCGGCTATCTGCAAATCGGGCTCGATCATTTCGCGCTGCCGAACGATGAGCTTGCATTAGCGGAGAGAACTGGTCGTCTGCGGCGCAATTCGCTTGGCTACTCGGCCGAAACACGCCCGACTTTGATCGGCTTCGGCGCGTCGGCCATCGGTCGTTGCGGCGAAGGTTACGTTCAAAACGAACTCACACAAAACCCTTATAACCGATCGATTGCCTCCGGCCACTTAGCGACATCAAAAGGCTATCGTCTCACCGGCGACGATCGCGTACGGGCCGCAATCATCGAGCAACTCATGTGCTACTTGGAAGCAGACGTACCAGCAATCTGTGCGGCTCACGGATTTGATCCAATGCATTTACTTAGCTCAGCTAAGCAGTTGGACATTCTGGCTGAGGACGGGATAGTGGACATCGACAATGGTTTAATCCGTGTGGGCCAGGAGTATCGCTTTGCGCTTCGCGCTGTCGCCTCAGCATTCGACGCCTATCTTGGTCGCCCACCCCTCTAG
- a CDS encoding calcium-binding protein: MEKFFRGSENAETILGSNGEDVIIDHGGNDWIDSRSGNDRVFGGEGNDRILGGAGNDQVYGEDGNDYLSGDNGRDKPPIFGEDNDYLSGGTGDDVLFVGDGRDWLKGGEGRDTFVFQFHNPQPGDHNPMPGFFPTQGPDPDISTILDFDPAQDTFAFDAMDLYNDGFGANFINHASVQSGSPVDTFYSGKASGANGAHVVVITDRSFADGSAAARAISGEAAGDILVYHDNKTHTANLAYVTSENSVDALVHLAGVQTVVDLANMHLTGWDFTFV; the protein is encoded by the coding sequence ATGGAAAAATTTTTCCGTGGTAGCGAAAATGCCGAAACCATTCTTGGCAGCAATGGAGAGGATGTGATCATTGATCATGGGGGCAACGACTGGATCGACTCTCGATCTGGCAATGACCGGGTTTTCGGTGGCGAGGGCAACGACCGGATCTTAGGAGGCGCTGGCAATGATCAGGTCTATGGCGAAGACGGCAACGACTATCTTTCCGGCGACAACGGCCGTGATAAACCGCCGATTTTCGGTGAGGACAACGACTATCTCTCCGGTGGAACCGGCGATGATGTTCTCTTCGTCGGTGATGGTAGGGATTGGCTGAAAGGGGGCGAGGGGCGCGACACGTTCGTCTTCCAGTTCCACAATCCTCAGCCTGGGGACCACAATCCGATGCCAGGGTTTTTTCCGACACAGGGGCCAGACCCGGACATCTCCACCATCCTCGATTTCGACCCGGCACAGGATACTTTCGCCTTCGATGCGATGGACCTTTACAACGACGGCTTCGGCGCGAATTTCATCAATCACGCGAGCGTTCAGTCGGGCTCCCCGGTGGACACCTTCTATAGCGGCAAGGCCTCGGGTGCGAACGGCGCGCACGTCGTGGTGATCACTGATCGGAGTTTCGCCGATGGCTCTGCCGCTGCACGTGCGATTTCAGGCGAGGCTGCCGGGGATATCCTCGTCTATCACGACAATAAGACGCACACCGCAAATCTGGCCTATGTCACCTCGGAAAACAGCGTCGATGCATTGGTTCACCTGGCTGGTGTGCAGACTGTCGTTGATCTTGCCAATATGCATCTGACAGGGTGGGACTTCACATTCGTCTGA
- a CDS encoding cytochrome P450, producing the protein MVSGFSLFTSPGMQRISNGDPHAAAARVHAGPPIFYSLHNTRDGRGTWLITRAKDQRKVLQDLDTFSSNRSLFASALDDDWPLIPLELDPPAHGLFRSLLNPLFSPKRVMALEPSIRMRAITIVENISASGRSCEVMKDFAIPFTVGVILQFLGISAERLDIFVGWAKGLLHGDKVQRSAAARAILEFIDELAALRRKEPADDFMTFVVQAQIDNRPLTDKEVRGIGVLLFVAGLHTAAAAIGFDLAHLARNPKDQSLLRSQPERIVLATEELLRAYSTVQMIRVATKDIVFEGTPIRKGDYVCCATMIANRDPAEFEDPNMIDLAREDNCHTAFAVGPHRCLGSHLARREIIIGLEEWLSHIPHFRIKEGTAPITHGGHVFGIENLVLDWS; encoded by the coding sequence ATGGTGAGTGGCTTCAGCTTGTTCACATCACCCGGCATGCAACGCATCTCCAATGGCGATCCCCATGCAGCCGCCGCTCGTGTTCACGCCGGGCCTCCAATCTTTTATTCACTGCACAATACGCGTGATGGTCGTGGCACTTGGCTCATCACCCGGGCCAAAGACCAACGCAAAGTGCTGCAGGACCTCGATACTTTTTCCAGCAACCGCAGCCTTTTCGCCTCCGCGCTCGATGACGACTGGCCGTTGATCCCACTTGAGCTCGATCCACCGGCCCACGGCCTTTTTCGCTCCCTGCTTAATCCCCTGTTTTCGCCAAAACGAGTGATGGCGCTGGAACCCTCCATCCGTATGCGAGCAATCACCATTGTCGAAAACATCTCCGCATCGGGCAGGAGCTGCGAGGTGATGAAAGACTTTGCCATTCCGTTCACAGTTGGCGTCATTCTTCAGTTTTTGGGAATATCGGCTGAACGGCTCGACATATTTGTCGGCTGGGCGAAAGGCTTGCTTCACGGAGACAAGGTCCAACGATCGGCAGCGGCTCGAGCTATTCTGGAGTTTATCGATGAACTTGCGGCCTTGCGCCGCAAAGAACCCGCCGACGATTTCATGACCTTCGTTGTGCAGGCACAGATTGATAACCGTCCGCTGACCGACAAAGAAGTCCGCGGCATCGGCGTATTATTGTTCGTCGCGGGACTCCATACGGCCGCAGCCGCGATAGGCTTTGACTTGGCCCATCTGGCGCGCAACCCAAAAGACCAGAGTTTATTGCGCAGTCAACCGGAACGGATTGTGCTCGCAACCGAAGAATTGTTGCGGGCCTATTCGACCGTACAAATGATTCGGGTGGCAACAAAAGATATCGTCTTCGAAGGCACGCCGATTCGCAAAGGGGATTATGTTTGCTGCGCCACGATGATTGCCAATCGTGATCCGGCGGAGTTCGAGGATCCCAATATGATTGACCTGGCACGCGAGGACAACTGCCACACCGCGTTCGCCGTAGGCCCCCATCGTTGTCTTGGCTCGCACCTTGCCCGGCGGGAGATCATCATCGGGTTGGAGGAATGGCTGTCTCATATCCCTCATTTCCGAATCAAGGAAGGTACCGCCCCAATAACCCATGGCGGCCATGTGTTCGGGATCGAGAATCTCGTCCTGGACTGGTCATAA
- a CDS encoding ferredoxin, translating into MHIIVHNAKCHGHARCWSQAPEIFKLDEDGYILPGNIDVAAGNEFCASRGARSCPERALEIIRSSDTAPVMA; encoded by the coding sequence ATGCACATCATCGTCCACAATGCCAAATGCCATGGGCACGCGCGATGCTGGTCCCAAGCGCCGGAGATCTTCAAGCTGGATGAGGATGGTTATATCCTGCCCGGCAATATCGACGTTGCTGCAGGGAACGAGTTCTGCGCATCACGCGGTGCTCGATCATGCCCCGAACGTGCACTAGAAATCATCCGCTCATCCGATACAGCGCCAGTTATGGCGTGA
- a CDS encoding NAD(P)/FAD-dependent oxidoreductase gives MAHLEDIDQFRQRIAEALPSANIPTLLLLLYQFTGREYWLSPPFIPAKSGWDDNDSGGLAIELQAEIRDAALSAIMAWRQGVPIARADLSAEELIRMLSMSEAEPIPPEYADMMIHKLRRYSGAVPDPVCLPDNFRILVIGAGMSGIAAAVRLRQLGVSYIQIEKQDRTGGVWHSHRYPGCGVDTPGHLYSFTFASGDWSKFFPLQQEIDEYLNRVACEFGIESSIRYGTECLFARYDEESRTWHSRLRLPDGREETLVTNVVISAVGGFTTPKWPNIPGLRDFDGPLVHTSNWDPGVTLDGKRVAVIGNGASAMQIVPAIADRVSALTIFQRSRQWAAPFPKFLMSVPESMQFLLRALPHYEWLYRLRLSWIFDTQVHESLQKDPAWPHPDRSVNAMNDGHRETCTRYIEEQLAGRPDLLAKVIPPYPPFGKRMLLDNGWYSTLLKPQVSLVDSAAAQVEGKSIRAINGDSHEADVLIVASGYDITRFLLPVQIFGRDGVTVREAWNDDDCQAYLGTVVPGFPNFFMLYGPNTALGHRGNFIFTIESQLDYVLSVLRQMGKKKLSEVECRQDVCQRYNRTIQEMHQKMIWSHPGMSTYFRNARGRIVTNSPWRLIDYWNLTKEADLRDYHTMGNVGSQSKASAEAV, from the coding sequence ATGGCTCACTTAGAAGACATCGACCAGTTTCGCCAGCGTATCGCCGAAGCACTCCCTTCGGCCAATATCCCAACCTTGTTGCTCCTGCTTTATCAGTTCACAGGACGAGAATATTGGCTTAGTCCACCGTTTATTCCTGCCAAAAGCGGCTGGGACGACAACGACTCAGGTGGTCTGGCAATCGAATTGCAGGCGGAGATTCGCGATGCAGCGCTGAGCGCCATCATGGCTTGGCGCCAAGGCGTTCCCATCGCAAGAGCAGACTTATCGGCAGAAGAGTTGATCCGCATGCTCTCCATGTCAGAGGCTGAGCCTATTCCGCCGGAATATGCTGACATGATGATCCATAAGCTCCGGAGATATTCAGGCGCGGTTCCTGATCCGGTGTGTTTGCCGGACAATTTTCGCATACTTGTTATCGGAGCCGGCATGTCTGGGATCGCAGCCGCAGTTCGGCTGCGACAACTGGGCGTTTCTTACATCCAGATCGAAAAGCAAGACCGCACAGGCGGGGTCTGGCATTCACATCGCTACCCTGGCTGCGGGGTCGACACGCCCGGACATCTATACTCCTTCACATTTGCCAGTGGCGACTGGAGCAAGTTCTTCCCGTTGCAGCAGGAAATCGATGAATACCTCAACCGGGTCGCCTGCGAGTTCGGGATTGAAAGCTCAATCCGCTACGGCACGGAATGCCTGTTTGCTCGTTATGACGAGGAAAGCCGGACTTGGCATTCTCGATTGCGCTTGCCAGACGGGCGGGAAGAAACCCTTGTAACCAATGTGGTCATTTCAGCCGTGGGCGGATTTACGACGCCGAAATGGCCAAACATTCCCGGCCTGCGTGACTTCGACGGACCGTTGGTGCACACCTCCAATTGGGACCCCGGGGTTACGCTCGACGGCAAACGCGTGGCTGTGATCGGAAACGGCGCATCGGCGATGCAGATTGTCCCGGCCATCGCCGATCGGGTGAGTGCCTTGACAATCTTCCAACGATCTCGCCAATGGGCGGCACCCTTTCCAAAATTTCTTATGTCGGTCCCCGAGTCGATGCAGTTCTTGCTCCGCGCGCTACCGCACTACGAATGGCTCTATAGGCTCCGGCTCAGTTGGATTTTTGATACCCAAGTGCACGAGTCCCTGCAGAAGGATCCGGCGTGGCCGCATCCCGATCGCTCCGTGAATGCCATGAACGACGGCCACCGCGAGACGTGTACACGATATATCGAAGAACAGCTGGCCGGGCGGCCCGACCTACTGGCCAAGGTCATTCCCCCCTACCCGCCGTTCGGCAAGCGAATGCTCCTGGACAATGGCTGGTACAGCACCCTTCTGAAGCCGCAAGTCAGTCTGGTGGACAGCGCTGCTGCACAGGTTGAAGGCAAGTCGATCCGAGCGATAAATGGCGACAGCCATGAGGCAGATGTTCTCATCGTCGCCTCCGGCTACGATATCACGCGCTTCTTGCTTCCAGTTCAGATATTCGGACGCGATGGCGTGACAGTACGTGAAGCTTGGAACGATGACGACTGTCAGGCGTATCTTGGTACCGTCGTGCCGGGTTTCCCGAACTTCTTCATGCTTTACGGCCCCAATACAGCCCTCGGTCATCGCGGGAACTTTATCTTCACCATTGAAAGCCAGCTGGATTACGTGCTGAGCGTTCTGCGCCAGATGGGAAAAAAGAAGCTCTCCGAGGTGGAATGCCGGCAAGACGTCTGTCAACGCTACAATCGAACGATCCAAGAAATGCACCAGAAGATGATCTGGAGCCATCCCGGCATGTCCACCTATTTCCGCAATGCCCGGGGGCGGATCGTAACAAACAGCCCTTGGCGCCTTATCGACTATTGGAACCTGACGAAGGAGGCAGACCTCCGTGACTACCACACGATGGGGAACGTCGGCTCACAGTCAAAGGCATCGGCTGAAGCGGTTTGA
- a CDS encoding hydrogenase small subunit yields MAATETFYDVIRRQGITRRSFMKFCSLTAACLGLGSDTAAAIAEALETNERVPVIWMHGLECTCCSESFIRSAHPLAKDVVLSMISLDYDDTIMAAAGYQAEAILEETREKHKGKYILAVEGNPPLNEGGMFCIDGGRPFVEKLKWMAEGALAVIAWGTCASSGCVQAAKPNPTKATPIDKVIRDKPIIKVPGCPPIAEVMTGVVTFITTFGKLPELDHQGRPKMFYSQRIHDKCYRRAHFDAGQFVEEWDDEGARKGYCLYKMGCKGPTTYNACSTIRWNGGVSFPVQSGHGCIGCSEQNFWDAGSFYSRLTEVSPFGVETTADQVGMTAAGVVGGAIAAHAAITAVKQVTAKRGKADPKNGNGQERSR; encoded by the coding sequence ATGGCCGCGACCGAAACGTTTTACGATGTTATCCGTCGCCAGGGCATAACCCGGCGCAGTTTCATGAAATTCTGCAGCCTGACGGCTGCCTGCCTCGGCCTTGGCTCCGATACGGCCGCGGCGATCGCCGAGGCGCTCGAAACCAACGAGCGTGTGCCGGTAATCTGGATGCATGGGCTCGAATGCACCTGCTGCTCGGAAAGCTTCATCCGCTCGGCCCACCCGCTGGCCAAGGATGTGGTCCTGTCGATGATTTCACTCGATTACGACGATACTATCATGGCGGCGGCCGGCTACCAGGCCGAGGCGATTCTTGAAGAGACCAGGGAGAAGCACAAGGGAAAGTACATTCTCGCTGTCGAAGGCAATCCGCCGCTCAACGAAGGCGGGATGTTTTGCATCGATGGCGGGCGACCCTTCGTCGAGAAACTCAAATGGATGGCCGAAGGCGCCCTGGCTGTCATCGCCTGGGGAACCTGTGCCTCTTCGGGCTGCGTTCAGGCCGCAAAGCCCAACCCTACAAAGGCGACGCCGATCGACAAAGTGATCCGCGACAAGCCGATCATCAAAGTGCCTGGCTGTCCGCCGATCGCAGAGGTGATGACTGGTGTCGTCACCTTCATCACCACGTTCGGCAAGCTCCCCGAACTCGACCATCAGGGCCGGCCGAAGATGTTTTATTCGCAGCGCATCCACGACAAGTGCTATCGGCGCGCTCATTTCGACGCCGGCCAGTTCGTCGAGGAGTGGGACGACGAGGGCGCGCGCAAGGGCTACTGCCTTTACAAAATGGGCTGCAAAGGCCCAACCACCTACAACGCCTGCTCGACCATTCGCTGGAATGGCGGCGTCTCCTTCCCGGTCCAGTCGGGTCATGGCTGCATTGGCTGCTCGGAACAAAATTTCTGGGACGCAGGAAGCTTTTACTCCCGGCTGACGGAGGTCAGCCCGTTCGGGGTAGAAACCACTGCGGACCAGGTGGGCATGACCGCAGCTGGTGTTGTCGGTGGGGCGATTGCTGCCCACGCTGCAATCACCGCCGTCAAGCAGGTCACCGCCAAGCGCGGCAAAGCCGATCCTAAAAACGGCAATGGACAGGAAAGATCACGATGA
- a CDS encoding SgcJ/EcaC family oxidoreductase, with the protein MRLTLAAAAVLSTLSLQQAVAGTVNCAPITEHQVAELFDRWNASLRTLDSEKVAANYAESAILLPTLSNTPRLTHEERAAYFDHFLKKRPKGTINLRVIRIGCNMATDSGIYTFSFADGTKFPARYTYTYEFMDGKWMITTHHSSAMPET; encoded by the coding sequence ATGCGTCTTACACTTGCCGCCGCGGCGGTACTTTCCACTTTATCTTTGCAGCAAGCCGTCGCTGGCACGGTAAACTGCGCACCGATCACCGAGCATCAGGTAGCTGAATTGTTCGATCGCTGGAATGCGTCGCTCAGAACGCTCGATTCCGAAAAAGTCGCCGCGAACTATGCGGAAAGCGCGATCCTGCTGCCGACGCTATCGAACACGCCGCGCCTGACACACGAAGAGCGCGCCGCTTATTTCGACCACTTTCTGAAAAAGCGGCCGAAAGGAACGATCAATCTGCGCGTGATAAGGATCGGATGTAATATGGCAACCGACAGCGGCATTTATACATTTTCATTCGCCGATGGCACCAAATTTCCCGCGCGTTACACCTACACCTATGAGTTCATGGACGGAAAATGGATGATTACAACCCATCACTCCTCCGCGATGCCCGAGACATAG
- a CDS encoding L-histidine N(alpha)-methyltransferase: MSFLETSLKLFQQKYAPDLGPEQYAHHTGCDRDGNSMSGSLLWARAETQRMNNALETGTTNMVDAEIRLARELQQRVKEYVRWPQDERSPEGVSILDFGPGTVRAFQQKTLPLATELRGKTARCVLVDRSNEFLSDIEQSPPSFDLKIEFIRDDIFSGRRFFSDEETALVVMFGRTFGNLAAAMSDAPPVAAVIDALRRISNSAERCWLAISIGSDLRWDVAKAYYEAHPEFQLNVFYRMKAELPVDDNFDPGVFEYEADIRGDDSFMQVIHTAIVNRNLSFRLKGKSIELKNGDRLHLKNSFSFSEEFFRECANLAGLVSVDVLSDDAGSDIHVLEKAT; this comes from the coding sequence GTGAGCTTTCTTGAAACGAGTTTGAAGCTGTTTCAACAAAAATATGCGCCAGACTTAGGTCCCGAACAATACGCTCACCACACTGGGTGTGATCGGGACGGCAATTCGATGAGCGGCTCGCTGTTGTGGGCAAGGGCTGAAACCCAGAGGATGAACAATGCGCTCGAAACCGGGACAACCAATATGGTCGACGCCGAGATCAGGCTGGCACGAGAACTTCAGCAGAGAGTAAAAGAGTATGTCCGATGGCCACAGGACGAGCGATCTCCAGAAGGGGTGTCAATTCTCGACTTCGGCCCCGGAACGGTGCGAGCATTTCAGCAGAAGACCCTTCCCCTTGCAACGGAGTTGCGCGGAAAAACCGCACGTTGCGTACTGGTTGATCGCTCGAACGAGTTCCTCTCGGACATAGAGCAGTCGCCACCATCTTTCGACCTGAAGATCGAATTTATACGGGACGACATATTTTCTGGGCGACGCTTTTTTTCCGATGAGGAAACGGCTTTGGTCGTCATGTTTGGGCGGACATTTGGGAATCTTGCCGCTGCCATGAGTGATGCTCCTCCGGTTGCGGCGGTCATCGACGCGTTGCGGAGGATATCGAACAGCGCTGAGAGGTGTTGGCTTGCGATCTCCATTGGCTCGGATTTGAGGTGGGATGTTGCAAAAGCCTACTACGAAGCGCATCCAGAATTTCAGCTAAACGTATTTTATCGGATGAAGGCAGAATTACCCGTCGACGATAACTTCGATCCAGGAGTGTTTGAGTATGAGGCCGATATAAGAGGTGATGACAGCTTCATGCAGGTAATCCATACCGCGATCGTGAATAGGAATTTGTCGTTTCGACTCAAAGGAAAAAGCATCGAACTAAAAAATGGTGATCGGCTGCATTTGAAGAACTCGTTTTCTTTTTCGGAAGAGTTTTTCAGAGAATGCGCGAACCTGGCAGGGCTTGTGTCGGTTGATGTGCTTTCAGATGACGCCGGCTCAGATATTCATGTGCTGGAAAAGGCGACCTAA
- a CDS encoding LysR family transcriptional regulator → MRFKGLDLNLLVALDALMTERNVSAAARSINLSQPAMSAAVRRLRDYFGDDLFTMQNRKLILTPRAESLASAVRETLQHIQLNIISADSFALDEPERHFTIALCDFMTTVFFRKIIKRLAREAPAVSFELIPLPDNPDQLLRRGKADFLILPELFMSSAHPRAKLFDEKLVSVGCTTNTKLCRQLTVRDYMSMGHVTAKSGVGQQQSLEDFYLSERGVKRRVEVAVQSFGMVPAALLGTDRLAILPLRLVKHLAPSMPLRIVESPIPLPAFTEAIQWPASHENDPASTWMREIILQEACRIARPSMCRERDT, encoded by the coding sequence ATGCGTTTCAAGGGTCTTGATCTTAATCTTCTCGTCGCATTGGACGCTTTGATGACAGAACGTAACGTTTCGGCAGCGGCGCGCAGCATCAATCTCAGTCAGCCTGCAATGAGCGCCGCTGTCCGCCGGCTGCGCGACTATTTTGGCGATGATCTGTTTACGATGCAGAACCGAAAACTTATTCTGACGCCACGTGCGGAAAGCCTCGCCTCCGCGGTCCGAGAGACACTACAGCACATTCAACTCAACATTATTTCTGCCGATAGCTTCGCATTAGACGAACCGGAGCGGCACTTTACGATCGCGCTTTGTGATTTCATGACGACAGTGTTCTTCCGGAAAATCATAAAGCGCCTGGCAAGGGAAGCTCCCGCAGTCAGTTTCGAGTTAATTCCGCTCCCAGACAACCCGGACCAGCTTCTGCGACGGGGCAAAGCCGATTTTCTGATTCTTCCGGAATTGTTCATGTCAAGCGCACATCCCAGAGCGAAGCTGTTCGACGAAAAGCTCGTGTCCGTCGGCTGTACGACGAATACGAAACTATGTCGTCAACTTACGGTCAGAGACTATATGTCGATGGGGCATGTCACAGCTAAGTCTGGGGTTGGCCAACAGCAATCGCTTGAGGACTTTTATCTATCGGAACGAGGCGTCAAAAGGCGCGTCGAAGTCGCCGTTCAGAGCTTTGGGATGGTGCCGGCAGCGCTGTTGGGCACCGACAGGCTCGCAATTCTACCTCTGCGGCTGGTGAAGCATCTCGCACCATCTATGCCCTTGCGAATTGTGGAAAGTCCAATACCTCTTCCGGCGTTCACCGAGGCAATCCAGTGGCCAGCCTCCCATGAAAACGATCCGGCAAGCACCTGGATGCGTGAGATAATTCTGCAGGAGGCGTGCCGCATAGCAAGGCCTTCGATGTGTCGCGAACGTGACACTTAG